The Manihot esculenta cultivar AM560-2 chromosome 8, M.esculenta_v8, whole genome shotgun sequence genomic interval TTTATAAGCTAATTTCTGTTGAATATATCAAATTTCATTCTGTTGaagtatttcttcatgcatgaatctgtcaaaattatgaatatattaTATACAAAAACACACATTTGATCGTAACACTAGCAGATTTagtttgataaaaaaaacattagcagatttagacaaaaaaaaataaactgtaAATAGAAATAAGGCAATTTGCAATCaaactatataataattaatgaatattttGCAGCCATCCATTCTCAAAAAGCATATGAATTATCTAATAAcaggtaaaaaaaataaaaatgaaggaaaaaaaaagagagaagagaatAAAAAAGGTACACGTCCCATCATTATCAAATATTATTCTTTCTTGTGAATTGACCTTACCAGTGGCACTCTCTTCCTGGCTCAGCAGCTTCAATGGCTccccaaaagaaaagaaaatggtaACAGCTAGAAGGAAGAGAAGCAAAAAAGAAGTATGGAGAACAAGGTGAAGGAATAATAGTAAACTAAAACTAGCTAGCTAATACCCCCACTTGGTGGGCATTTTCGTGATCATTCCACACTCCGAAAAATTTCAAAGGCTCAAACAAGTTCTttgaattaaaaactaaaatcatAGAGATTAAACCAAAAGAAACAAGAAATCCAATTCATGGAGAACCATTTTCAGATCTATCAAAATGGAGAAGTTGGCCATTGCATTTTGGGCAATCTTCAACCTGTTTTGGAACCATGAAGTACATGAAGCAGCTCTTGCAACCAGCCACAACTAAGACATGGTTTTCTCTCTGAACCCGATAATGTTCTCTTGAAGAAGATGGAGGAGAGGATTCTGAAGATGACTCCTCACTGTCATATGAACTGTCATCTTCTGAGTAGAAATCCCCATTGTATTGTGTTACTCTTGGATCTTCTTTGGCTTTCATTCCATTCCTCCAGTTTATGTAGTAAATCTCCCCTGTCTGCATGTACAATCAAACcctttatcaaaaaaatttatagatCTTGTGCATTAGATGATTAACCATTGATTTCACAATTAAGGAAATAAGGCGAGAACACTGAAACTATATGGCTATAATCAAGAAAAAGAAGATTTTCTGGGTTGTCAATTAATTCAAGGGTTATGAAAATATCATTAGTAATTAACCAAAAACATAAAGAAATAAGGAGATTGATTTCAGGATCCCCATCAAGAAAGGGCATCAACCATAAAACTAATCAAATTTTggaaatagattttttttccctttccttCGTTATATTAGCATCAACAGCAatcaaaaagaaagaaaattttttttggtgGTCAAAGCTTGAAATTTCATCCCATTTTCTTGCTTTAGAAATGCAGACAAAAAAGgataaataattaagaaaagagagaaatcTGATTCCATATTTAggttttttttgtgtgtgtggagggggggggggggggtggtaACCCTATTCACAATCTGGCAGTATCATGAGAGAAAGAAAGCAGAAGCATTAAAAGCAAAGGgcattgaagaagaaaagacaTAATTACTCAGAAAGTAACAAAAGAAACGAGAGATCTGCAGCATTTAATGAAGCTATAAGAGACGAAAGAGACTTTCAGAATCTAAAAACACACAATACCTTTAAGTCAAGGCATTGTTCCCAATGGTAAGGGAGAGAGAGATGAGAGTTGAGCTCCAAGGTAGTGTCAGAAGTAGGAAGAAGATGATTTTGCTGAGGCACCCGTGCTTCAGCTTCAGCATCAGCATCAGTATCATCGGAGCTGGAAGTCCTCTCTCCGACGCCTAAAACTCCCCTACTCCGATGATGATTCAGCGAACAGTTCTGAAGAGACCTCTCTAAAGAAGCAGTGATAGTGGCCATGTTTGGAGGTGTCATCACTGTAACCTTTCTTCAACCTCCAACTATAACAACCACATATAAATGTAAAAggtaaagaaaaagaaacaagcAGAAAACTGAAAATATATAGAGATAGGGATTTTGAGATAAGAGGAAGAAGATTGATTGCTAAGGGTTTGAAATTGTGGATTATTAGTGGATAGAAAATAACAAGACAATGTGTGACGCGCCTTGTGAGTACGCGTGGGATTCTTGCACAAAAAGACCCTGGCTGGGCCCAAACAAAGGAACCTCTGTGGAATGTAATTTGTCTCGCATGGCAGTATTCGATGGGAGATTAAACGCGCAGTGGAGAGAGCGTggaagaatt includes:
- the LOC110620336 gene encoding uncharacterized protein LOC110620336, encoding MTPPNMATITASLERSLQNCSLNHHRSRGVLGVGERTSSSDDTDADAEAEARVPQQNHLLPTSDTTLELNSHLSLPYHWEQCLDLKTGEIYYINWRNGMKAKEDPRVTQYNGDFYSEDDSSYDSEESSSESSPPSSSREHYRVQRENHVLVVAGCKSCFMYFMVPKQVEDCPKCNGQLLHFDRSENGSP